One genomic region from Conexibacter woesei Iso977N encodes:
- the flgN gene encoding flagellar export chaperone FlgN — MTTALATAAPTAYGTDVLRHLDAQIASARRLLDAVLRQGAAIRNRDVDGVLARLGEMQAEMERRSGLERDRVRILTQAGQGLGVPAHTVTLDALAHLLAPHEAQAAKGRSAELKGLLAEVQREHITNRALMRQELAFLSHLTRQLGVDGEDVGYRPPSEPGATMRATLDPAAQPVRIRRALDLEA; from the coding sequence GTGACCACCGCCCTCGCCACCGCCGCGCCGACCGCCTACGGCACCGACGTCCTGCGCCACCTCGACGCCCAGATCGCGTCGGCCCGCAGGCTGCTCGACGCCGTCCTGCGCCAGGGCGCCGCGATCCGCAACCGCGACGTCGACGGCGTCCTCGCCCGCCTGGGCGAGATGCAGGCCGAGATGGAGCGCCGCTCCGGCCTGGAGCGCGACCGCGTCCGGATCCTCACGCAGGCCGGCCAGGGCCTCGGCGTCCCGGCCCACACCGTCACGCTCGACGCGCTCGCCCACCTGCTCGCGCCGCACGAGGCGCAGGCCGCCAAGGGCCGCAGCGCCGAGCTGAAGGGCCTCCTCGCCGAGGTCCAGCGCGAGCACATCACCAACCGCGCCCTCATGCGCCAGGAGCTCGCGTTCCTGTCGCACCTGACCCGCCAGCTCGGCGTGGACGGCGAGGACGTCGGCTACCGGCCGCCCAGCGAGCCGGGCGCCACGATGCGCGCAACCCTCGACCCGGCCGCCCAGCCGGTGCGCATCCGCCGCGCACTGGACCTCGAGGCGTAG
- the flgK gene encoding flagellar hook-associated protein FlgK: MSIPAFTGLNTALSGVQAQQAALNTVAHNIANVETPGYSRQEAVFSSSPSLRLGAGATADGQGAQLGTGVQVQQYRRLRDDFLDLQFRTQNMAAGQSDVATKRLSVVQSSLATNSKGDLGQLLDNFWDSWQTLSSNPSDPAGKAGVVGAAANLAQRFNTLDSDLATTGAQATSDLNDMLSDAGPIKPIADQLAALNTQINQVIGSNGSPNDLLDKRDLLLDQLSQYGQVSVTPDPTVGTDGRPAYPGMIQVSFGGASTPLVSQTGVTMPTTATLSATPGGQIQGLQDVASKTAGYRTTLSTMAASLISSVNSLTSNPIFSGTGANDITTVATAATVSAGAAGGASGDNSVALAVLNLRGGSVDQSYAGLVQTIGSDVATATTNNTTANAVLGNVTAQRTSTSGVSMDEEMSNMIRFQRGYQAAARALTTMDDLLNQLINSTGRVGV, translated from the coding sequence ATGTCGATCCCCGCTTTCACCGGTCTCAACACGGCGCTGTCGGGCGTCCAGGCGCAGCAGGCTGCCCTGAACACCGTCGCTCACAACATCGCCAACGTCGAGACCCCGGGCTACTCGCGACAGGAGGCCGTCTTCTCGTCGTCCCCGTCGCTGCGGCTCGGCGCGGGCGCGACCGCCGACGGCCAGGGCGCCCAGCTGGGCACCGGCGTCCAGGTGCAGCAGTACCGGCGCCTGCGCGACGACTTCCTGGACCTCCAGTTCCGCACGCAGAACATGGCCGCCGGCCAGAGCGACGTCGCGACCAAGCGCCTCTCGGTCGTGCAGTCCTCGCTGGCCACCAACAGCAAGGGCGACCTCGGCCAGCTGCTCGACAACTTCTGGGACTCGTGGCAGACGCTCTCGAGCAACCCCAGCGACCCGGCCGGCAAGGCCGGCGTCGTCGGCGCCGCGGCGAACCTCGCCCAGCGCTTCAACACGCTCGACAGCGACCTGGCGACCACCGGCGCGCAGGCGACCAGCGACCTCAACGACATGTTGAGCGACGCGGGCCCGATCAAGCCGATCGCCGACCAGCTCGCCGCGCTCAACACCCAGATCAACCAGGTCATCGGGTCCAACGGCTCGCCGAACGACCTGCTCGACAAGCGCGACCTGCTGCTCGACCAGCTGTCGCAGTACGGCCAGGTCTCGGTCACCCCGGACCCGACCGTCGGCACCGACGGCAGGCCCGCCTACCCGGGCATGATCCAGGTCAGCTTCGGCGGCGCCTCGACCCCGCTGGTCTCGCAGACCGGGGTGACGATGCCGACCACCGCGACGCTGTCGGCGACGCCCGGCGGGCAGATCCAGGGCCTGCAGGACGTCGCGAGCAAGACCGCCGGATACCGCACGACGCTGTCGACGATGGCGGCCTCGCTGATCTCCTCGGTCAACTCGCTGACCAGCAACCCGATCTTCTCCGGCACGGGCGCCAACGACATCACGACGGTCGCCACCGCGGCCACCGTGAGCGCGGGCGCAGCGGGCGGAGCGTCCGGCGACAACAGCGTCGCTCTTGCAGTGCTCAACCTCCGCGGCGGATCCGTCGATCAGTCCTACGCCGGGCTCGTCCAGACGATCGGCTCCGACGTCGCGACGGCGACGACCAACAACACGACGGCCAACGCCGTGCTGGGCAACGTCACCGCTCAGCGCACGTCGACGTCGGGGGTCTCGATGGACGAGGAGATGTCGAACATGATCCGCTTCCAGCGTGGCTACCAGGCCGCGGCGCGAGCGCTGACGACCATGGACGACCTGCTCAACCAGCTCATCAACTCGACCGGCCGAGTGGGCGTCTAG
- the flgL gene encoding flagellar hook-associated protein FlgL produces MSMRITNNMVSDRVISDLQSQYAQLANTQLQVSTGRRVNNPSEDPTAYSQERMQNSALAGIQASQTSVNSAQTWLNQSESSLDSINSIIARAKDLATAAANGSMSQDGRNSTANEIDQLIKSVKDAMNTKVGNDYIFSGTRTDTAPYTDATGDAYQGDANAVVRSGGTGVTLQANPTFVDASGASTPLTAGALLGGGSASGDGKILNVLTQLAAHLRGGTTADIAAIGTTDLTALETNRVAVVSATQAIGAMGNRATAATSRLQDMEDNAKNSIDDLTGVDMAQALTDYSTQSAAYQAALKVGAQIIQPSLLQFLS; encoded by the coding sequence ATGTCGATGCGGATCACCAACAACATGGTCAGCGACCGGGTCATCTCCGACCTGCAGTCGCAGTACGCCCAGCTGGCGAACACCCAGCTGCAGGTGTCCACGGGCCGGCGGGTCAACAACCCGTCCGAGGACCCGACGGCCTACTCGCAGGAGCGGATGCAGAACTCCGCGCTGGCGGGCATCCAGGCCTCGCAGACGTCGGTCAACTCGGCGCAGACCTGGCTGAACCAGAGCGAGTCGAGCCTCGACAGCATCAACAGCATCATCGCCCGCGCCAAGGACCTGGCGACGGCGGCGGCCAACGGCTCCATGAGCCAGGACGGCCGCAACTCGACCGCCAACGAGATCGACCAGCTGATCAAGTCCGTCAAGGACGCGATGAACACCAAGGTCGGCAACGACTACATCTTCTCGGGCACCAGGACCGACACCGCGCCGTACACCGACGCGACCGGCGACGCCTACCAGGGCGACGCCAACGCGGTCGTCCGCAGCGGCGGCACCGGCGTCACGCTCCAGGCCAACCCGACCTTCGTCGACGCCTCCGGCGCCAGCACCCCGCTGACCGCCGGCGCGCTCCTCGGCGGCGGCTCGGCCTCGGGCGACGGCAAGATCCTGAACGTCCTGACGCAGCTCGCGGCGCACCTGCGCGGCGGCACGACCGCGGACATCGCCGCGATCGGCACGACGGACCTCACGGCGCTCGAGACCAACCGCGTCGCGGTCGTCAGCGCGACGCAGGCGATCGGCGCGATGGGCAACCGCGCGACGGCCGCCACCAGCCGCCTCCAGGACATGGAGGACAACGCCAAGAACTCCATCGACGACCTCACCGGTGTCGACATGGCGCAGGCGCTCACCGACTACTCCACCCAGTCTGCCGCGTACCAGGCCGCCTTGAAGGTCGGCGCGCAGATCATCCAGCCGTCGCTGCTCCAGTTCCTCTCATGA
- the fliW gene encoding flagellar assembly protein FliW has protein sequence MAVTLQSSRFGELQIPAEAVLEFPNGLIGLGGRKFALLARSEESAFVWLHSMDDPDLAVPVTNPWRFFNDYELELSDDDAERIGVTSSEDAMVYVTVRSAPALEDFCANLRAPILVVGNQGHQVINQTPEAPVRAPLFAGLEEESSTKAA, from the coding sequence ATGGCAGTGACGCTTCAGTCGAGCCGCTTCGGGGAGCTTCAGATCCCCGCAGAGGCCGTCCTCGAGTTCCCGAATGGCCTGATCGGCCTGGGCGGTCGCAAGTTCGCCCTCCTCGCCCGCAGCGAGGAGTCCGCGTTCGTGTGGCTGCACTCGATGGACGACCCGGACCTCGCGGTCCCGGTCACCAACCCGTGGCGGTTCTTCAACGACTACGAGCTCGAGCTCTCCGACGACGATGCCGAGCGCATCGGCGTGACGAGCTCCGAGGACGCGATGGTCTACGTGACCGTCCGGTCCGCTCCCGCACTCGAGGACTTCTGCGCGAACCTTCGCGCGCCGATCCTCGTCGTGGGCAACCAGGGTCACCAGGTCATCAACCAGACCCCGGAAGCACCTGTCCGCGCACCCCTCTTCGCCGGTCTCGAGGAGGAGTCG